The following is a genomic window from Nitrospirota bacterium.
TGCTCGCCTCAACTCAGCAGAAAGGTTTTAAATTCGTAGGACGTAAAGTACAGACGTAAAACTCTTATGCTGTATGTCTCAAGATGTTCAAACCGCTGAGCACTGAGGATGAGCAGAACACCACTTTTAGAGACAGAAGAAGTAAATACCTTGGAATGGGTTAAGTCTTAGAACTAAGTAATGTGGTCAGGAAGCGGGAGCAAGATGTGGTGAGCAGGCCCCCAGCATCGAGGGGGAAGCCTAAAGCATCTGCCAAAGCCTCCAAATAGAAAAATCTAAGCTTGCCCAAGACCCAAGGTGTTTCACTTCTTTTTTTATGAGTGATATCGAATAAACATACAAGTGTAGCCCCCTAAGCCTGCAGTTCTCCCGGAATTGACCCTCACATTCTTGATTGAGACTGCGTTTTAAGCTGATATCTGTACATGGGTCTTATTTTAGATCTGCGTTTATTGACACAGATACAAAAGAAAGGCACTCTTATCTCGTACTGTCCCCTGAGTATCAGGATATCAGGGCTTGTGATTTTCACAATTTCTTCAATAATCTGTGATATGTTTCACACATGACGGCTGTTTCGTTGCAGGTTATTTTGCATCCGCAAAATGGCCCGAATAATGGATAGAGAGAAGAGTGATTGCAAAAATATGGAACTGCATAGCATAGGGTGGGGCGGGTAACGACATAATGAATTTATTTGGGAAGATCTCCGAGTATCTAGGTCATAAGCCGAAGTCTTTTATCCTTGCAATCAATGCTGCCTTACTTCTTTGTACCGGTCTTGCTGATTATTTAACCGGCTATGAAATAGGAATATCGCTCTTTTATCTTATTCCTATAAGCCTTGCGGCATGGTTCGGAGGCAGAACTCTGGGCCTCTTATTTTCACTTATGAGTGCCCTGATAACCGCTGCCGTTGATTTTATGGCAGGAGAAGAATACTCAAATATTGTTATTGAGGGATGGAATCTTCTGATGCGTTTCGGCTTCTTCAGTATCTATACCGTTGTGCTTTCCACGGTAAAAATAGATTTGGATGAACGCAGGAAGCTGGTTGAAGAGCTTCAGCAGGCATTGAGTGAAGTGAAGCGATTAAGCGGTTTGCTCCCCACCTGTGCGTCCTGCAAAAAAATCCGGGATGATAAAGGCTTCTGGAATCGGATGGAAGACTATATTAGTGATCATTCCGAAGCAGAGTTCTCACATG
Proteins encoded in this region:
- a CDS encoding DUF4118 domain-containing protein, with product MNLFGKISEYLGHKPKSFILAINAALLLCTGLADYLTGYEIGISLFYLIPISLAAWFGGRTLGLLFSLMSALITAAVDFMAGEEYSNIVIEGWNLLMRFGFFSIYTVVLSTVKIDLDERRKLVEELQQALSEVKRLSGLLPTCASCKKIRDDKGFWNRMEDYISDHSEAEFSHGICPECAQRLYPKEYAFLLSKQGDKTDKV